Proteins from one Plasmodium relictum strain SGS1 genome assembly, chromosome: 10 genomic window:
- a CDS encoding inner membrane complex protein, putative, giving the protein MDNFHVQNTLKIDSTISLILGIVLTVIGSIFMAIANTFMKLGLSDSKKKKNFFSNYSCDMKWYLGFIVYCFGSFLHIIALGFAPASTLAPMNSFGLIANAIVANIYLHEKLGKIEVISTLGIFFGISICACASFLCETENVLFNPFNIIESWKNPWYIFYIFISIFLSFFTLIYLNYEENKIILENEEIYATKRYVELNVFDEKKEEIEDNNMKSLVNNNKLNQSVNAYPKSIGLSYGFLAGLIGSQCVLEIKEIVAFLNIGLTNKHIYKTPLPHLCFVFLIISIYLQIHFLNLGLTRGDATLVVPTYYVFWTFFGTLGGLVKFNEIQNFNFNSIILFLVGFVLTVLFISILAVQEITFLRKYVDKEVPDLPLENLDIHTQVLQNKKLSKQVLLNMGLFPVSLLGTTVGRKKFRPLYERFRRTRSILSDTHIGDQHCEYSIDNNIYNAYTLPYDIYNTNKENFNDKKKKIKSSGKKVENTYIF; this is encoded by the coding sequence ATGGATAATTTTCATGTGcaaaatacattaaaaattGACAGTACAATAAGTTTAATATTAGGAATAGTGTTAACAGTAATAGGATCAATATTTATGGCCATTGCAAATACTTTTATGAAATTAGGATTAAGtgattcaaaaaaaaaaaaaaatttttttagtaattaTTCTTGTGATATGAAGTGGTATTTGGGGTTTATTGTTTATTGTTTTGGTTCCTTTTTACATATAATTGCTCTTGGATTTGCACCTGCAAGTACTTTAGCTCCAATGAATTCATTTGGATTAATAGCAAATGCAATAGTagcaaatatttatttacatgAAAAATTAGGAAAAATTGAAGTAATTTCTACTTTAGGTATTTTTTTTGGAATTAGTATATGTGCATGTGCTTCATTCTTATGTGAAACTGAAAATGTTCTTTTCAAtccttttaatataatagaaaGCTGGAAGAATCCGtggtatattttttatatttttatttctatatttttatctttctttactttgatttatttaaattatgaagagaataaaataatattagagAATGAAGAAATTTATGCTACTAAGAGATATGTAGAATTGAACGTTTtcgatgaaaaaaaagaagaaatagaagataataatatgaaatcTTTAGTAAACAATAACAAACTAAATCAATCCGTAAATGCCTATCCAAAAAGCATAGGATTATCTTACGGTTTTTTAGCTGGTTTGATTGGATCACAATGTGttttagaaataaaagaaattgtagcatttttaaatattggTTTAACAAAtaagcatatatataaaactcCTTTGCCTCATTTATGTTTTGTATTTCTTATAATATCtatttatttacaaatacattttttaaatttgggATTAACAAGAGGTGACGCCACTTTAGTTGTTCCTACTTATTATGTATTTTGGACATTTTTTGGAACATTAGGTGGTCtagtaaaatttaatgagattcaaaattttaattttaattctattatcttatttttaGTTGGATTTGTATTAactgttttatttatttctatattagCTGTACAAGAAATAACATTTTTACGTAAATATGTGGATAAAGAAGTCCCTGATTTGCCTTTAGAAAATTTAGATATTCATACACAAGTATTACAGAATAAGAAATTATCTAAACaagttttattaaatatggGATTATTCCCTGTTTCATTACTAGGCACTACAGTTGgtagaaaaaaatttcgTCCATTGTATGAGAGATTTAGAAGAACAAGAAGTATTTTATCAGATACTCACATTGGGGATCAGCACTGTGAATATTCTATTgacaataatatatataacgCTTATACATTACcatatgatatatataatacaaataaagaaaattttaacgacaaaaagaagaaaataaaaagcaGTGGTAAAAAAGTTGAAAATACTTACATTTTTTGA
- the RPL17 gene encoding 50S ribosomal protein L17, apicoplast, putative, with protein MKICILLLFLYKNVLSFKFKQNASNNLIKIKGSFKGSFYNRNMLLLAHTNKNFRNLGRDRSQRRALLRALTTSLLRHGKIITTEAKAKEARRKVDRIITYAKRHNDNKQYAYRLIANYVYDRELAYNVVKQAPIKYKERNGGYTKIKLLPKSRKGDAARMAVLELL; from the exons ATGAAGATTTGTATTTTAttgctttttttatataaaaacgtattatcttttaaatttaaacaaAATGCATCAAATaatcttataaaaattaaaggtAGCTTTAAAGgttctttttataatagaaatatGCTATTACTGGCACATACGAATAAAAATTTCAGAAATTTAGGAAGAGATAGATCACAAAGAAGAGCTCTGCTTAGAGCTTTAACAACCAgt TTATTAAGACATGGTAAAATTATAACAACGGAGGCAAAGGCTAAGGAAGCAAGAAGAAAAGTAGATAGAATAATAACATATGCAAAAAGacataatgataataaacaATATGCATATAGATTAATAGCTAATTACGTTTATGATAGAGAATTAGCATATAATGTAGTTAAAcag gcTCCAATTAAATATAAGGAAAGGAATGGAGGATAcacaaaaataaaacttttaCCTAAAAGTAGGAAAGGGGATGCAGCAAGAATGGCAGTATTAGAacttctttaa